From the genome of Vitis riparia cultivar Riparia Gloire de Montpellier isolate 1030 chromosome 2, EGFV_Vit.rip_1.0, whole genome shotgun sequence, one region includes:
- the LOC117927035 gene encoding rop guanine nucleotide exchange factor 14-like has protein sequence MMMVMRRRLACCTRERELSLDLDEQERIMTYNGLENCILNGHSYENESHTSRGDGCATDSLDEDDSSCSSSKDAFGSFSSKWLTMNMKKDEHGLDEWEVPESPQHFYVKEKPGYSVRFSDVEVMKERFSKLLLGEDVTGGKKGLTSALALSNAITNLAVSVFGELWKLEPLSEERKVKWQREMDWLLSPTNYMVELVPAKQSGANGRTLEIMTPKARADIHMNLPALQKLDSMLIETLDSMVDTEFWYAEGGSRAEGRTRSMSQSKRWWLPSPQVPTTGLSDPERKKLLHQAKVVHQVFKAARAINENVLLEMPVPTLIRDALAKSGKANLGEELYRVLTAESSSAEEMLSSLNLKSEHSALEAINRLEAAVFAWKERITEQVSGKSPVRTSWSFIKDPTTELDKMELILFRAEALLQQLRTRYPNLPQSFLDVAKIQYGKDIGHSILEAYSRVLGNLASSILCRMRDILQEDVFSNPNSPIATTSCFPGINLTGMTETPTPSLRIRHSLIDQMNMVDGRFRDPNAGASPDCEASYSDSRRSSVMATPSRSRVWCIGREACSSLSPRNSP, from the exons atgatgatggtgatgaggAGAAGACTGGCATGTTGCACAAGGGAAAGAGAGCTCAGCCTCGACTTGGATGAGCAAGAGA GGATAATGACCTATAATGGACTGGAGAATTGCATCCTCAATGGCCACTCTTATGAAAATGAAAGTCATACTAGCAGAGGAGATGGATGTGCAACCGACTCCTTGGATGAAGATGACTCGAGCTGTTCTTCAAGCAAAGATGCTTTTGGATCTTTCTCGTCTAAATGGTTGACGATGAACATGAAGAAGGATGAACATGGACTGGATGAGTGGGAGGTCCCTGAGAGCCCCCAACACTTTTATGTCAAAGAGAAACCGGGTTATTCCGTTCGGTTTTCAGATGTCGAGGTCATGAAAGAAAGATTTTCAAAGCTGTTATTGGGTGAAGATGTTACCGGAGGAAAAAAGGGTCTAACCTCTGCGTTAGCATTGTCCAATGCAATAACGAACCTTGCAG TGTCGGTTTTTGGGGAGCTGTGGAAATTGGAGCCACTATCTGAAGAAAGAAAGGTCAAATGGCAACGAGAGATGGACTGGTTGCTCTCCCCCACCAACTACATGGTTGAGTTGGTACCTGCAAAGCAAAGCGGTGCCAATGGCCGGACCTTGGAG ATAATGACCCCAAAAGCCCGGGCTGACATCCACATGAATCTCCCTGCACTTCAGAAGCTTGACTCTATGCTTATT GAGACGCTGGACTCGATGGTGGACACAGAGTTTTGGTATGCGGAAGGAGGGAGCCGGGCAGAAGGAAGGACCAGAAGCATGAGCCAGAGCAAAAGGTGGTGGCTCCCATCACCCCAAGTACCAACAACCGGGCTCTCAGACCCTGAAAGAAAGAAGCTGCTTCATCAGGCTAAGGTGGTACATCAAGTGTTCAAGGCTGCCAGAGCAATCAACGAAAACGTGCTGCTGGAAATGCCTGTGCCAACCCTCATCAGGGATGCTCTCGCCAAG TCTGGAAAGGCAAACCTTGGTGAGGAACTATACCGGGTACTGACTGCAGAATCAAGCTCTGCTGAGGAGATGCTGAGTTCCCTCAATCTGAAATCTGAGCACAGTGCTCTCGAGGCCATTAACAGGCTGGAAGCTGCAGTATTCGCATGGAAGGAGAGAATCACAGAGCAAGTCAGCGGTAAATCTCCTGTTCGAACATCATGGTCTTTCATAAAAGACCCCACGACCGAGCTGGACAAAATGGAGTTGATTCTGTTCCGTGCTGAAGCTCTCCTGCAACAGCTCAGGACCCGGTATCCAAATCTCCCTCAGTCCTTCCTTGATGTGGCGAAAATCCAATATGGCAAG GACATAGGACACTCCATCCTGGAAGCCTATTCTCGGGTTCTTGGCAACTTGGCATCCAGCATACTATGCCGAATGCGTGATATTCTGCAGGAAGACGTCTTCAGCAATCCAAACTCACCCATTGCAACAACAAGCTGCTTTCCGGGAATCAATCTCACTGGAATGACTGAAACTCCAACGCCTAGTCTGCGCATAAGACACTCACTGATTGATCAGATGAACATGGTGGATGGGCGGTTTCGTGACCCGAATGCAGGTGCTTCTCCTGACTGTGAAGCGTCATACAGCGACTCGAGAAGAAGCTCAGTCATGGCAACGCCTAGCCGGAGCCGGGTATGGTGCATTGGTAGAGAGGCTTGTAGCAGTTTGTCTCCCAGAAATTCACCTTGA